A stretch of the Gossypium hirsutum isolate 1008001.06 chromosome D07, Gossypium_hirsutum_v2.1, whole genome shotgun sequence genome encodes the following:
- the LOC107955083 gene encoding uncharacterized protein has product MGGIFHLFDFHQDSMARKILAKTKNVDGLEAPRNSMELKLDTSQSYYSAGDLPGSYQVEEDWAARNFYQTEASMKKLICEEMSKQSNTGQNAPSIVAKLMGIDPLPVDTKSVVQPVVKKSDDQRVKFSGREKCVKGSNLNYSKQREVDSIYGKRVRDAERWNTDHRYGKPRPREHPQEEELQKFKKEFEAWQVARLRECSKLVDVGSIFTHKLAQEKLNMEKMALYDDSVQAMHEKPLESKRFAIKESGLHHRRHKSELFTAEKNESRRRSMNKDFRLPSMIDHNGKLDAIPTRIVILKPGPDSISDHEESCTSSSGTFQERTSMEDFLEEVRERLKLELQGKCLNIKKSSVIRGSGTETPFSEKPSSDPKQIAKHIANQVRENVSRDIGRNLFRSESTRSYRSEVQFNGPGSPEFISKDTRRLLSERLRNVHKKETPFDVPIVVSTTPAFDNGRDRLGRMQYMSKSGIEQSYRESVKHGQEMQTSSFRQYMSKSGNEQSYRESVKHGQEMQTSSFRHGDDIDVPIVVSTTSTFDNGRDRLGRMQYMSKSGNEQSYQEIVKHGQEIQTSSFRHGDDVGLLNRELSPRNLIRSLSAPVSGTSFRKLLLEDCHILTGAQIRRKHEGNENASVDIRRRKKEKFNLKEKVSNIKYSLTLRRRLFGKKIQSVVGSYNANSDLAKDVLSGPTVIMNIGERHENSTEVPPSPASFCSSTHEEFWREVDYLSPISTPDVTLGEDNVVPQVFNETSSHLNDHQSEQGRQLNELESDGADHITVEQEPIESEMVNLEDHTRGYIRDLLVASGLYDGSYDKSLSRWDPLAKPIGNSIFEQVEEYHSKLIKENDKKVDHKVLLDLSNEALSTILGPPVTMSRFRRKLLGSSILTPPHGRKLINSVWEIVHINLRPPNDRSNYSVDHMVARDLGSTPWAGLMDDETNVLGREVEWHIVGDLVEEIVKDMHS; this is encoded by the exons GGCTCTTATCAAGTGGAAGAAGACTGGGCAGCAAGAAACTTTTATCAAACTGAGGCTTCAATGAAGAAATTGATATGTGAGGAGATGTCCAAACAATCTAACACCGGACAGAATGCACCCAGTATTGTTGCCAAATTGATGGGGATAGATCCGTTGCCAGTAGATACAAAATCTGTAGTTCAACCGGTTGTGAAAAAGAGTGATGACCAGCGAGTCAAGTTTTCTGGAAGGGAGAAATGTGTCAAGGGATCTAACTTGAATTACTCAAAGCAAAGGGAAGTTGACTCTATTTACGGTAAAAGAGTTAGAGATGCTGAGAGATGGAACACCGACCATAGGTATGGAAAGCCTAGGCCTCGTGAACATCCTCAGGAGGAAGAATTGCAAAAGTTTAAGAAAGAATTTGAGGCATGGCAAGTGGCCAGGCTTAGGGAATGTTCAAAGTTAGTTGATGTTGGAAGCATTTTTACACATAAACTTGCTCAAGAGAAACTGAACATGGAAAAGATGGCGCTTTATGATGATTCAGTACAAGCAATGCATGAAAAGCCTCTGGAATCCAAGAGGTTTGCAATAAAAGAAAGTGGTTTGCATCATCGCAGGCATAAATCAGAACTCTTTACAGCTGAGAAAAATGAATCAAGAAGACGAAGCATGAACAAGGATTTTCGGTTACCTTCCATGATAGATCATAATGGGAAACTAGATGCTATTCCTACAAGAATAGTGATCTTGAAGCCTGGTCCTGATAGTATTAGTGACCATGAAGAATCATGTACCTCTTCCTCTGGCACTTTCCAGGAGAGAACTAGTATGGAGGATTTTCTTGAGGAGGTTAGGGAACGACTTAAATTGGAACTACAAGGTAAATGCCTCAATATAAAAAAGAGTTCTGTGATCAGAGGAAGTGGAACTGAGACACCTTTCAGTGAAAAGCCATCATCTGATCCAAAACAGATTGCTAAGCATATAGCAAATCAGGTCAGAGAAAACGTCAGTAGGGATATTGGAAGGAATTTATTTCGATCAGAATCAACAAGATCATATAGAAGTGAAGTTCAGTTCAATGGACCAGGTTCTCCTGAGTTCATTAGCAAAGATACAAGAAGATTATTGTCAGAGAGACTAAGGAATGTGCATAAGAAAGAAACTCCGTTTGATGTACCAATAGTCGTCTCCACTACACCTGCTTTTGATAATGGAAGGGACAGGCTGGGAAGAATGCAATATATGTCAAAGTCTGGAATTGAGCAGAGCTACCGGGAAAGTGTTAAACATGGACAAGAAATGCAAACCAGTTCTTTCAGGCAATATATGTCAAAGTCTGGAAATGAGCAGAGCTACCGGGAAAGTGTTAAACATGGACAAGAAATGCAAACCAGTTCTTTCAGGCATGGGGATGATATTGATGTACCAATAGTCGTCTCCACTACATCCACTTTTGATAATGGAAGGGACAGGCTGGGAAGAATGCAGTATATGTCAAAGTCTGGAAATGAGCAGAGCTACCAGGAAATTGTTAAACATGGACAAGAAATTCAAACCAGTTCTTTCAGGCATGGAGATGATGTTGGGCTTCTAAACAGGGAACTGTCCCCAAGAAATCTCATTAGGTCCTTGTCAGCCCCCGTCTCAGGAACATCGTTCAGGAAGTTGCTTTTAGAGGATTGCCATATATTAACAGGTGCGCAGATCAGGAGGAAGCATGAAGGCAATGAAAATGCATCAGTAGACATTAGAAGAAGGAAGAAAGAGAAGTTCAACTTGAAAGAAAAAGTTTCCAATATTAAATATAGTTTAACGCTTAGACGGAGGCTATTTGGCAAGAAGATTCAATCGGTGGTGGGGTCATATAATGCCAATAGTGATCTTGCAAAAGATGTCTTGAGTGGACCAACAGTTATTATGAACATTGGCGAGAGGCAT GAGAATTCTACGGAGGTGCCTCCTAGCCCAGCATCTTTTTGCAGCAGCACGCATGAAGAATTTTGGAGGGAGGTGGATTATCTCAGCCCAATATCAACACCAGATGTGACTTTGGGAGAAGATAATGTTGTACCGCAGGTTTTCAATGAGACCAGTTCTCATTTGAATG ATCATCAATCAGAGCAGGGGAGGCAACTGAATGAACTAGAGTCTGATGGAGCAGACCACATAACAGTTGAACAGGAACCTATTGAATCTGAAATGGTGAATTTAGAGGACCATACCCGAGGATACATAAGAGATCTGCTCGTTGCTTCTGGTTTGTACGATGGATCATACGATAAATCCTTATCTAGGTGGGATCCATTAGCAAAGCCTATCGgcaactctatctttgaacaagTAGAAGAATATCATAGCAAATTGATCAAGGAAAATGATAAGAAGGTAGATCACAAAGTATTACTTGATTTGTCAAATGAAGCACTTTCAACCATACTTGGGCCACCAGTGACCATGTCTAGGTTCAGGAGAAAGCTTCTTGGTTCCTCCATATTGACACCTCCACATGGAAGGAAGTTAATAAATTCTGTGTGGGAAATTGTCCATATTAATTTACGTCCTCCAAATGATAGATCCAACTACTCGGTTGATCATATGGTGGCCAGAGATCTAGGATCCACCCCTTGGGCCGGCTTGATGGACGACGAAACTAATGTTTTGGGAAGAGAGGTGGAATGGCACATTGTTGGAGATCTGGTTGAGGAAATTGTGAAGGACATGCATTCATGA